In one Pseudomonas sp. SG20056 genomic region, the following are encoded:
- the recR gene encoding recombination mediator RecR, whose translation MSFSPLIRHLIDSLRILPGVGQKTAQRMALQMLERDRSGALRLAQALTQAMEGVGHCKQCRSLSEDEVCQLCLDPRRDDSLLCVVEGPMDVYAVEHTGFRGRYFVLKGHLSPLDGLGPEAIGIPELLARIAAGSFTEVILATNPTVEGEATAHYIAQLLAGKGLIASRIAHGMPLGGELELVDGGTLAHSIAGRRPIQL comes from the coding sequence ATGAGTTTCAGCCCGCTGATTCGCCACCTGATCGACTCTCTACGCATCCTTCCGGGTGTTGGGCAGAAGACTGCACAGCGTATGGCATTGCAGATGCTTGAGCGTGATCGCTCCGGCGCCTTGCGTCTTGCGCAGGCGCTGACCCAAGCGATGGAGGGGGTTGGCCACTGCAAACAGTGCCGTAGCCTGAGCGAGGACGAGGTGTGTCAGCTGTGTCTGGATCCGCGGCGTGATGACAGCCTGCTGTGCGTGGTCGAAGGGCCGATGGATGTGTATGCGGTTGAGCACACCGGGTTTCGCGGGCGTTACTTTGTGCTCAAGGGGCATCTGTCGCCGCTTGACGGTCTCGGCCCGGAAGCCATCGGCATTCCTGAGCTGTTAGCGCGTATCGCAGCAGGCAGTTTTACCGAGGTGATTCTGGCCACAAATCCAACGGTTGAGGGTGAGGCCACCGCGCACTACATCGCTCAGCTGTTGGCGGGCAAGGGGCTGATTGCCTCGCGCATTGCCCATGGTATGCCGCTTGGCGGTGAGCTGGAGCTGGTGGACGGTGGCACTCTGGCGCATTCGATTGCCGGGCGCCGACCTATCCAGCTCTAA
- a CDS encoding YbaB/EbfC family nucleoid-associated protein, which produces MMKGGMAGLMKQAQQMQEKMQKMQEELANAEVTGQSGAGLVSVVMTGRHDVKRVSLDDSLMQEDKEILEDLIAAAVNDAVRKVEQNSQDKMSGMTAGMQLPPGFKMPF; this is translated from the coding sequence ATGATGAAAGGTGGCATGGCCGGCCTGATGAAGCAGGCTCAGCAGATGCAGGAAAAAATGCAGAAGATGCAGGAAGAGCTGGCGAACGCCGAGGTAACCGGTCAATCCGGTGCTGGGCTGGTCAGCGTGGTCATGACTGGGCGTCATGACGTCAAGCGTGTCAGCCTGGATGACAGCCTGATGCAGGAAGACAAGGAAATCCTTGAAGACCTGATTGCCGCAGCGGTAAACGATGCCGTACGCAAGGTCGAGCAGAATAGCCAGGACAAGATGTCCGGTATGACTGCCGGTATGCAGTTGCCACCAGGCTTCAAAATGCCGTTCTAA
- the dnaX gene encoding DNA polymerase III subunit gamma/tau, whose translation MSYQVLARKWRPRSFNEMVGQTHVLKALINALDSQRLHHAYLFTGTRGVGKTTIARIIAKCLNCETGISSTPCGVCSICKEIDEGRFIDLIEVDAASRTKVEDTRELLDNVQYSPSRGRFKVYLIDEVHMLSTSSFNALLKTLEEPPPHVKFLLATTDPQKLPVTVLSRCLQFSLKNMPPERVVDHLTHVLAAENIPFENDALWLLGRAADGSMRDAMSLTDQAIAFGEGKVLAADVRAMLGTLDHGQVYGVLHALLEGDARALIEAVRHLAEQGPDWNGVLSEMLNVLHRVAIAQALPEAVDNGQGDRERVLELARVLPSEDVQFYYQMGLIGRRDLPLSPEPRSGFEMVLLRMLAFRPADTHDAPRVALKPLGISQATADPATHPVAGAAVPPPVSIPVAVPPMLPTPVVEAAPVVPVAEPEAVVGLVLPAPEAVSVPAEQPSLTETAVSSEASAPAVDLPWEEQVNAPVAQTPEPVTEVAEPAVAATASITTTAEPPQAVLPEPQLIEPPVPSADSDDDEPPLGDYDYVEMDAESFDYDFDAVERTASVEPEVLPAAQPATGLAADWLELFPKLGLSGMTGSIGANCTLISTEGDNWLLHLDPAHSALFNLTQQRRLNDALNQFHGRELKVLIELCKPEQETPAQAAARKRANRQREAEASIHQDPVIQQMIQQFAAVIRADSIEPLDTPVNP comes from the coding sequence ATGAGTTATCAGGTTCTTGCACGCAAGTGGCGTCCGCGCTCGTTCAACGAAATGGTTGGCCAGACGCATGTGCTCAAGGCGCTGATTAATGCGCTCGATAGCCAGCGATTGCACCATGCCTATCTGTTCACGGGCACCCGCGGTGTGGGCAAGACCACGATTGCGCGAATTATTGCCAAGTGCCTGAATTGCGAGACCGGCATCAGCTCGACGCCCTGCGGTGTCTGTTCGATTTGTAAAGAGATTGATGAAGGCCGTTTTATCGACTTGATCGAAGTCGATGCTGCCAGCCGCACCAAGGTTGAGGACACTCGCGAGTTGCTCGACAACGTGCAGTATTCGCCTAGCCGTGGACGCTTCAAGGTCTACCTGATCGACGAAGTGCATATGCTCTCAACCAGCTCCTTCAATGCGCTGCTGAAGACCCTGGAAGAACCGCCGCCCCACGTCAAATTTCTCCTGGCTACCACGGATCCGCAGAAACTGCCGGTCACGGTGTTGTCGCGCTGCCTGCAGTTTTCACTGAAGAACATGCCGCCGGAGCGGGTGGTTGATCACCTCACCCATGTTTTGGCTGCGGAGAACATCCCGTTCGAGAATGACGCGTTATGGTTGCTCGGCCGCGCGGCCGATGGGTCGATGCGCGATGCCATGAGCTTGACTGATCAGGCGATTGCCTTTGGCGAGGGTAAGGTGCTGGCCGCCGATGTGCGCGCCATGCTTGGCACCCTCGATCATGGTCAGGTCTACGGTGTGCTGCACGCTTTGCTGGAGGGCGATGCGCGCGCTTTGATCGAAGCGGTGCGGCATCTGGCTGAGCAGGGGCCGGACTGGAATGGCGTGCTGTCCGAGATGCTTAATGTGCTGCACCGAGTCGCCATTGCCCAGGCGCTGCCCGAGGCGGTGGATAACGGCCAGGGTGATCGTGAGCGGGTACTTGAACTGGCCAGGGTTCTGCCTAGCGAAGATGTGCAGTTTTATTATCAGATGGGTTTGATCGGGCGCCGCGATCTGCCGTTGTCTCCTGAACCGCGCAGTGGCTTCGAGATGGTTTTGTTGCGCATGCTGGCCTTCCGCCCGGCGGATACCCATGATGCGCCGAGGGTGGCGCTAAAGCCGCTGGGGATTAGTCAGGCCACTGCTGATCCCGCGACTCACCCAGTGGCCGGTGCGGCTGTACCGCCACCGGTGAGCATTCCTGTTGCTGTTCCGCCTATGCTGCCGACTCCTGTAGTTGAAGCTGCACCTGTAGTGCCGGTAGCTGAGCCTGAAGCAGTTGTGGGATTAGTGCTGCCCGCACCGGAGGCGGTCAGCGTACCCGCTGAGCAGCCTTCGCTGACTGAAACGGCCGTCTCCTCTGAAGCATCCGCGCCTGCGGTGGATCTACCCTGGGAAGAGCAGGTTAATGCGCCAGTTGCTCAAACGCCTGAGCCCGTTACAGAAGTCGCTGAGCCTGCCGTTGCTGCGACAGCGTCCATCACGACAACTGCCGAACCGCCGCAAGCGGTATTGCCTGAGCCGCAACTGATTGAGCCACCGGTTCCATCCGCCGATTCGGATGACGATGAGCCGCCGCTGGGCGATTACGATTATGTCGAAATGGACGCCGAATCGTTTGACTACGACTTTGATGCAGTAGAGCGCACAGCATCTGTCGAGCCAGAGGTCTTGCCAGCGGCGCAGCCGGCGACCGGGCTGGCGGCTGACTGGCTGGAACTGTTCCCGAAACTTGGCTTGTCTGGGATGACCGGCAGCATCGGGGCCAATTGCACGTTGATAAGTACAGAGGGCGATAACTGGTTGCTCCACCTGGACCCTGCGCATTCGGCGCTGTTCAACCTGACCCAGCAACGGCGCCTGAATGACGCGCTCAATCAGTTTCATGGGCGTGAGCTCAAGGTGCTGATCGAGTTGTGCAAACCTGAGCAGGAGACGCCGGCTCAGGCGGCTGCGCGTAAACGGGCCAATCGCCAGCGTGAAGCTGAGGCCTCGATCCACCAGGATCCGGTTATTCAACAAATGATTCAGCAGTTCGCGGCAGTTATCCGCGCGGACAGCATTGAACCCCTGGATACTCCCGTTAACCCCTAA
- a CDS encoding DUF3509 domain-containing protein: MDNINRELVEQLFAPLRATFSPPRPDGGVVLSLLDASDATAYSRVLSSAQRTDPQAFAQSLEDIRLELAMRSGSIPADMRKALKEQDSVLSYHTS; this comes from the coding sequence ATGGATAACATCAACCGCGAACTCGTTGAACAGCTGTTTGCCCCGCTGCGCGCTACATTCAGCCCACCTCGCCCCGACGGCGGGGTTGTTCTATCTCTACTGGATGCCAGCGACGCCACCGCATACAGCCGCGTACTCAGCTCAGCTCAACGCACAGACCCACAAGCCTTCGCCCAAAGCCTTGAAGACATCCGCCTGGAACTTGCCATGCGCTCCGGCAGCATCCCAGCGGATATGCGCAAAGCCTTGAAGGAGCAGGACAGCGTGCTTAGCTACCACACAAGCTAA
- a CDS encoding DUF6538 domain-containing protein: MSTVPTYLLLSRHSVYYFRIVVPDVIRPLFHRREIRRSLQTRCRREP, translated from the coding sequence GTGTCGACCGTCCCAACCTACCTCCTGTTATCTCGCCACTCGGTCTATTACTTCCGAATCGTGGTGCCTGACGTCATTCGCCCGTTGTTTCATCGCAGGGAGATACGGCGCTCCCTTCAGACCCGCTGCAGACGTGAACCCTGA
- a CDS encoding transposase: MTRRSFSTDFKLEAAGLVLDQGYSIPEACKSMGVGPTALRRWVEQLRSERGGTTPPRSKAMTPEQKRIQDLEAQVRRLEREKEILKKATALLMSDSLDQ; encoded by the coding sequence GTGACCAGAAGATCTTTCAGTACAGATTTCAAACTCGAAGCAGCCGGCCTGGTTCTGGATCAAGGTTATTCAATTCCCGAAGCATGCAAGTCAATGGGCGTAGGCCCGACGGCATTGCGCCGATGGGTAGAGCAACTGCGCAGTGAGCGTGGTGGCACAACCCCGCCGCGCAGTAAGGCCATGACTCCCGAGCAGAAACGCATACAAGACCTTGAGGCCCAGGTTCGGCGTTTAGAGCGGGAGAAAGAGATCCTAAAAAAGGCTACCGCTCTCTTAATGTCGGACTCCCTCGATCAATAA
- a CDS encoding IS3 family transposase, whose translation MGERYPRAELCRVFGVHRSSVYDACKRRRRIDHRRIVLRQLATELHLQSRGSAGARTLSAALRIQGVAVGRFLAGRLMKEARLFSSQLRKHRYRRADGENAIAANELDRQFTVSGPNQVWCGDVTYIWAGNRWIYLAAVMDLYARRIVGWALSNRPDSQLTTRALRVAFESRGCPQRPHSYNGYKTPVEAELLAG comes from the coding sequence TTGGGCGAGCGATATCCACGAGCCGAGCTGTGCCGCGTATTTGGCGTACATCGCAGCAGTGTCTACGACGCCTGCAAGCGCCGCCGCCGGATAGATCATCGGCGGATTGTATTGCGCCAGCTGGCCACTGAGCTTCATCTACAAAGTCGAGGCTCAGCTGGGGCAAGAACATTGTCAGCGGCGCTGCGGATACAGGGTGTCGCGGTGGGTCGTTTCCTTGCCGGACGCCTGATGAAAGAGGCCCGGCTGTTCAGTTCGCAATTGCGCAAGCATCGTTATCGGCGGGCTGATGGTGAAAATGCCATCGCGGCGAATGAGCTGGATAGGCAGTTCACAGTGAGCGGCCCCAACCAAGTGTGGTGCGGCGACGTGACCTACATCTGGGCGGGTAATCGCTGGATCTACCTGGCGGCGGTGATGGATCTATATGCGCGCCGCATCGTGGGCTGGGCGTTGTCCAATCGACCAGACTCGCAACTTACGACGCGCGCTTTGCGCGTGGCGTTTGAGTCCCGTGGTTGCCCGCAGCGGCCACACAGCTACAACGGATACAAAACGCCAGTGGAGGCCGAATTACTGGCCGGATAG
- a CDS encoding methyl-accepting chemotaxis protein — protein MAAANDRLISSEHAAVDQVSTAATEMSSAVHEVARNAQNAADAARSAEAQSREGAQVVGATINSIRQLAQEVESASVTIQTLEQEAANIGAVLAVIRGIAEQTNLLALNAAIEAARAGEQGRGFAVVADEVRALAARTQESTKDIQVMIERLQIGVQNAVKATHSGSSKARQSVEQAAGVDQALTDTSDSVQRINDMTAQIATACEEQSSVTEEIARNISDIRDLSNEAAQTSEQSAQASQRLSELSHGLSALVGRFRV, from the coding sequence ATGGCCGCAGCAAATGATCGGTTGATTAGCAGTGAGCATGCAGCAGTCGATCAGGTCAGCACAGCTGCAACGGAGATGAGTTCTGCGGTGCATGAAGTAGCGCGTAATGCGCAGAATGCTGCTGATGCTGCTCGTAGTGCTGAGGCTCAGTCACGAGAGGGCGCGCAAGTGGTAGGCGCCACGATCAACTCGATTCGCCAGTTAGCACAAGAAGTTGAAAGTGCTTCGGTAACCATTCAGACCCTTGAGCAAGAGGCCGCTAATATCGGTGCGGTATTAGCTGTTATTAGAGGCATTGCAGAGCAGACCAACCTACTGGCACTAAATGCGGCCATTGAGGCTGCGCGTGCCGGAGAGCAAGGGCGCGGCTTTGCGGTTGTGGCTGATGAGGTGCGTGCATTAGCAGCCCGTACGCAGGAGTCGACCAAGGACATCCAGGTGATGATCGAGCGTTTGCAGATTGGAGTGCAGAACGCCGTGAAGGCCACCCATTCGGGGAGCAGTAAGGCAAGGCAAAGCGTCGAACAGGCTGCCGGAGTGGATCAGGCTCTCACTGACACCAGTGACTCGGTGCAGCGCATAAACGATATGACTGCGCAGATCGCAACAGCCTGCGAAGAGCAGAGCAGTGTTACCGAGGAAATCGCGCGCAATATCAGCGATATTCGTGATCTTTCCAACGAGGCCGCACAAACCTCCGAGCAGAGTGCCCAGGCTAGTCAGCGTCTATCTGAGTTGTCGCATGGTTTGAGCGCGTTGGTTGGTCGGTTTCGTGTGTAG
- a CDS encoding HU family DNA-binding protein, which yields MAMTKDQLISDIAEAIDTPKSTVRAALEQLSEIVSDALENSDEITLPGIGKFKVSERPARTGRNPKTGQALQIAAKKVVKYVPAKALSDAIN from the coding sequence ATGGCGATGACCAAAGACCAACTGATCAGCGATATTGCAGAAGCTATAGACACACCCAAAAGCACTGTACGCGCAGCACTTGAACAACTGAGTGAAATAGTCAGTGATGCACTGGAAAACAGTGACGAAATCACCCTACCAGGGATTGGCAAATTCAAAGTAAGCGAACGACCAGCCCGCACTGGTCGAAACCCTAAAACAGGTCAAGCCCTGCAAATCGCCGCAAAGAAAGTCGTTAAATATGTGCCGGCAAAAGCCTTGAGCGACGCAATCAACTAA
- a CDS encoding LysR substrate-binding domain-containing protein, translating into MKIHPLPPLNSLVAFESAARHLSFTLAAQELSVTQGAISRQVRLLEDYLGKSLFERTTRSMNLSPTGAQYYEVVRESLLQLASSTGEIRHWRGAQQVTVATSTAMASLWLLPKVAEFQRDHEDVDLRIIAYDHVKDFTRLDCDLALYYCRTLPKDMHVTPLFTEEVFPVCSPGYLAKHPELSGINDFANCTLLWLEDPQRDWIGWNEWFQRQGHKLIEPRHRININSYAMLLQSAISGQGIALAWSNLVGNHLQTGTLVRPVAATLNTDGQFCLLEPNNRPATRQSVKKFRAWLLGELPGLSGS; encoded by the coding sequence ATGAAAATTCATCCACTGCCCCCCTTGAACAGCCTCGTTGCCTTCGAGTCAGCCGCCCGCCACCTGAGTTTTACCCTGGCGGCGCAGGAACTCAGCGTGACTCAGGGAGCCATCAGTCGTCAGGTGCGCTTGCTCGAAGACTATCTGGGCAAATCGCTATTTGAACGAACTACTCGCTCGATGAACCTGAGCCCAACAGGGGCTCAATATTATGAGGTAGTGCGTGAGTCGCTGCTGCAACTGGCCAGCTCAACTGGCGAAATACGCCATTGGCGCGGCGCACAGCAAGTTACCGTGGCGACCAGCACTGCCATGGCCTCACTGTGGTTGCTGCCCAAGGTGGCCGAGTTCCAGCGTGACCATGAAGATGTCGACCTGCGCATCATCGCCTACGACCATGTGAAAGACTTCACTCGCCTGGACTGCGACCTGGCACTGTATTACTGCCGCACACTACCCAAGGACATGCACGTAACACCGCTGTTCACCGAAGAGGTGTTTCCCGTCTGCAGCCCAGGCTACCTGGCAAAACATCCAGAACTCAGCGGCATCAACGATTTCGCCAATTGCACCCTGCTCTGGCTGGAAGACCCCCAGCGTGACTGGATTGGCTGGAACGAGTGGTTCCAGCGTCAGGGACACAAGCTGATTGAGCCGCGTCACCGCATCAACATCAACAGCTACGCCATGCTGCTGCAGTCAGCAATCAGCGGACAGGGAATCGCCCTGGCCTGGTCAAATCTGGTGGGCAACCACCTGCAGACCGGCACCCTGGTCAGGCCAGTGGCTGCGACGCTGAACACAGACGGCCAGTTCTGCTTACTCGAACCCAACAACCGGCCAGCCACGCGGCAAAGCGTAAAGAAATTCCGCGCCTGGTTATTAGGTGAGCTACCCGGCCTCAGTGGCAGCTGA
- a CDS encoding SRPBCC family protein, giving the protein MNNSISQCIPVQQLESVLNPIHEATGLSNEFYTEQHYFELERDQVMGKTWACVGFASDLTQNGSVKPVDFMGLPLLLMRNREGLVQVFHNVCSHRGMKLVQEEGTVQGVIRCPYHSWTYDLNGGLRGTPHIGGIDQHKDERFACEKHGLKAIRSSIWMDMVFINLSGDAQPLEAMLAPLTERWSQFLGADGMGLLRRRPHMDATTLDINCNWKLAVENYCEAYHLPWVHPSLNTYSRLEDHYNILFAEHFAGQGSYAYNLSDVAGTHLPKFPAWPQDRLRNAEYVAFFPNVLLGIQADHAFAMQLEPVAPGRTLEHLRVFYVGDEALSDEFAACRNAVLESWKVVFAEDISSVEGMQKGRHSPGYKGGAFSPEMDIPTHFFHQWAARQLLSVEQTA; this is encoded by the coding sequence ATGAACAACTCCATCTCTCAATGCATTCCCGTTCAGCAACTGGAAAGCGTACTCAACCCGATTCACGAAGCCACTGGACTCAGTAATGAGTTTTACACCGAACAGCACTATTTCGAGCTAGAGCGCGACCAGGTCATGGGCAAGACCTGGGCCTGCGTCGGTTTCGCCAGTGATCTGACCCAGAATGGTTCGGTCAAACCCGTCGACTTCATGGGCCTGCCTTTGCTGCTGATGCGCAACCGTGAAGGCCTGGTGCAGGTTTTCCACAACGTGTGCAGCCACCGCGGCATGAAGCTGGTGCAGGAAGAAGGCACCGTTCAGGGCGTGATCCGCTGCCCTTACCATTCCTGGACCTATGACCTTAACGGTGGTCTGCGTGGCACTCCGCATATCGGTGGCATCGATCAGCACAAGGATGAACGCTTCGCCTGCGAAAAGCATGGCCTGAAAGCCATCCGCAGCAGCATCTGGATGGACATGGTATTTATCAACCTGTCCGGCGATGCCCAGCCGCTTGAAGCAATGCTTGCGCCACTGACCGAGCGCTGGAGCCAGTTCCTCGGCGCTGATGGCATGGGTTTGCTGCGCCGCCGCCCGCATATGGATGCCACCACCCTGGACATCAACTGCAACTGGAAGCTGGCGGTAGAGAACTACTGCGAGGCCTACCACCTGCCGTGGGTGCACCCGAGCCTGAACACCTATTCGCGCCTGGAAGACCACTACAACATTCTGTTCGCCGAGCACTTCGCTGGTCAGGGTAGCTACGCCTACAACCTGTCCGATGTAGCGGGCACGCATCTGCCGAAATTCCCAGCCTGGCCGCAGGATCGTTTGCGCAATGCCGAGTACGTGGCGTTCTTCCCTAACGTACTGCTCGGTATCCAGGCCGACCATGCCTTTGCCATGCAACTGGAGCCGGTAGCGCCTGGCCGTACTCTTGAGCACTTGCGCGTGTTCTATGTAGGCGATGAAGCGTTGAGTGATGAGTTCGCGGCCTGCCGCAATGCGGTACTCGAATCATGGAAGGTGGTGTTTGCCGAAGACATCAGCTCGGTTGAAGGCATGCAGAAAGGCCGTCACTCGCCTGGCTACAAGGGCGGTGCGTTCTCACCGGAAATGGACATTCCCACGCACTTCTTTCACCAGTGGGCCGCACGCCAACTGTTGAGCGTTGAACAGACTGCCTGA
- a CDS encoding aldehyde dehydrogenase family protein, which produces MYPIAAHWLNHIDGEWVDSTQHLNIHNPGTAAHLATIAQATVADAERAVQAARRCADSGALSRVRPAQRVTWLLRIAEEIRAVADEGAWVLCQENGKSLNDARDEFTEAARYFEYYAGMADKIEGTSIPLGNGYMDFTVYDPMGVSAQIVPWNFPVSICARSLAPALAAGNAVVIKSPELSPLGMCVLVRAIAKAGLPKGAVNLICGRGREVGSHLVSHSGVDQIVFTGSVPTGQTILRDAAAHAIPSVMELGGKSAAIAFADADRKQLLASVKSGIFFNAGQVCSAMSRLLVQRDIYEEIVQAVVQLAEGLSVGHGQDNPDLTPVVSAGQLASIEKLCRRAIDEGAVAATGGEAYSDLAGHFMRPTVFRDVSPEMCIAQEEVFGPVLAIIPFDSEEEALAIANGTAFGLVAGVFTQDINRAMRCARQLKAGQVFVNEWYAGGIETPFGGVGLSGFGREKGQEALYSYVRTKNVAIRVAGE; this is translated from the coding sequence ATGTATCCGATTGCCGCCCACTGGTTGAACCATATTGATGGGGAATGGGTAGACAGCACCCAGCACCTAAACATTCATAACCCAGGTACCGCCGCGCACCTGGCCACGATTGCCCAGGCTACCGTGGCAGATGCCGAGCGCGCAGTGCAAGCGGCCAGGCGTTGCGCCGACAGCGGCGCGCTGAGTCGCGTTCGCCCAGCACAACGGGTCACCTGGTTGCTGCGTATTGCCGAAGAGATTCGTGCAGTAGCGGACGAAGGCGCCTGGGTTCTGTGCCAGGAAAATGGCAAGAGCCTGAATGATGCACGCGACGAATTCACTGAAGCTGCGCGCTACTTCGAGTACTACGCCGGTATGGCCGACAAGATCGAGGGTACCTCGATTCCTCTGGGCAATGGCTACATGGACTTCACCGTCTACGACCCTATGGGGGTCTCCGCGCAGATCGTGCCATGGAACTTCCCTGTCTCGATTTGCGCCCGCTCACTGGCACCGGCCCTGGCCGCTGGCAATGCCGTGGTAATCAAGTCGCCAGAACTATCCCCCCTGGGCATGTGTGTGCTGGTACGCGCCATTGCCAAGGCGGGCCTGCCCAAGGGCGCAGTCAACCTGATCTGCGGTCGTGGTCGCGAGGTAGGCAGCCATCTGGTCAGCCACTCAGGGGTTGATCAGATTGTCTTCACTGGGTCGGTGCCGACCGGACAAACCATCCTGCGTGACGCCGCTGCGCATGCCATTCCCAGCGTCATGGAGCTCGGAGGCAAATCAGCGGCAATCGCCTTCGCCGACGCAGATCGCAAGCAATTGCTAGCCAGCGTCAAGAGCGGAATCTTCTTCAATGCCGGACAGGTTTGTTCCGCCATGTCGCGCCTGCTGGTGCAACGCGACATTTATGAGGAAATCGTCCAGGCCGTCGTCCAACTGGCTGAAGGGCTCAGTGTTGGCCACGGCCAGGACAACCCAGACCTCACCCCGGTGGTTAGCGCAGGTCAATTGGCCAGCATCGAGAAATTGTGTCGGCGCGCAATCGATGAAGGTGCAGTTGCGGCCACCGGCGGCGAGGCTTACAGCGACCTGGCAGGGCACTTTATGCGCCCGACGGTATTTCGCGATGTAAGCCCAGAGATGTGCATCGCCCAGGAAGAAGTGTTCGGCCCGGTACTGGCGATCATTCCTTTCGACAGCGAAGAAGAAGCCCTGGCAATCGCCAATGGCACCGCATTTGGCCTGGTAGCTGGTGTATTCACCCAGGACATCAACCGTGCCATGCGCTGCGCACGGCAACTCAAAGCGGGCCAAGTGTTCGTCAACGAATGGTACGCCGGCGGCATCGAAACGCCGTTTGGTGGCGTCGGTTTGTCTGGCTTTGGCCGGGAAAAGGGTCAAGAAGCCTTGTACAGCTACGTGCGCACCAAGAACGTGGCTATTCGCGTGGCTGGGGAGTAA
- a CDS encoding FAD-dependent oxidoreductase: MLDISPVVAATVNAADRAPLPVPPAPLPQHLPEAAVAGQPIVIIGSGYAGYGLAQALRKADPKVEIRVLTQESGHLYSKPALSVGLANGKNADALASETPLAIEQRLNIRIYPHCTVERINSAARRLITNFGEMEYGQLVLANGASPIRLNIEGAGQDAMLSVNNLHDYQGFRQRLLGAKRIAILGDGLIGCEFANDLAVSGFDVSVIGLGQWPMARLLPAEAGQHLQAALADLGVRWHLQSSVQRIEQGADAYHLQLTCGQHLEADLILSAIGLRPNLELAAAAGLAVDRGIKVDAHLQTSQPGIYALGDCIEIEGQLLPYLAPINQGIQALSQTLLGKPTTVSYPLMPVTVKTPAAPLCILPPMPGIAGEWRCTPTDDGLCAGFFTANEALGGFVLLGRQAQVQRSNWLQSCQLAQRAVA, translated from the coding sequence ATGCTCGATATCAGCCCCGTAGTCGCTGCAACGGTCAATGCCGCTGATCGCGCACCGCTGCCCGTCCCGCCTGCGCCCTTACCACAACATCTCCCGGAAGCAGCTGTGGCAGGCCAGCCAATCGTCATTATCGGCAGCGGCTATGCCGGTTATGGTCTAGCCCAAGCACTGCGTAAGGCAGACCCCAAGGTTGAAATCCGCGTGCTGACTCAGGAATCTGGCCACCTCTATTCCAAGCCGGCCCTGTCCGTTGGCCTGGCCAATGGTAAGAATGCCGACGCACTGGCGAGTGAAACGCCCCTGGCGATTGAACAGCGCCTGAACATTCGTATCTATCCGCACTGCACCGTTGAACGTATCAATAGTGCAGCACGTCGTTTGATCACCAACTTCGGTGAAATGGAATACGGCCAACTGGTACTGGCCAATGGCGCATCACCGATCAGGCTGAACATTGAGGGCGCAGGCCAGGATGCCATGCTCAGCGTCAACAATCTTCACGACTACCAAGGCTTCCGCCAGCGCCTGCTCGGCGCAAAACGTATCGCGATCCTCGGCGATGGGCTGATCGGCTGCGAGTTCGCCAATGACTTGGCCGTCAGTGGCTTCGACGTCAGCGTCATCGGGCTGGGCCAGTGGCCAATGGCTCGCCTCTTACCTGCAGAAGCAGGTCAACACCTGCAAGCCGCATTGGCCGATCTGGGCGTGCGCTGGCACCTGCAGAGCTCCGTACAGCGCATCGAACAGGGCGCAGATGCCTACCACTTGCAGCTGACCTGCGGTCAACACCTGGAGGCGGACCTGATCCTCAGCGCCATCGGTTTGCGTCCAAACCTGGAGCTGGCGGCAGCGGCCGGGCTGGCGGTAGACCGGGGCATCAAGGTGGATGCCCACCTGCAGACCTCGCAACCCGGAATCTACGCTCTCGGCGACTGCATTGAGATTGAGGGGCAATTGCTGCCCTACCTGGCGCCGATTAACCAAGGCATTCAGGCCCTGAGCCAGACCTTGCTCGGCAAGCCTACGACCGTCAGCTACCCGCTGATGCCAGTAACGGTGAAAACTCCAGCAGCTCCGCTGTGCATCCTGCCACCCATGCCTGGCATTGCTGGGGAATGGCGCTGCACACCAACCGACGACGGTCTCTGCGCCGGATTCTTCACCGCAAACGAGGCACTGGGAGGTTTTGTCCTGCTAGGCCGCCAAGCACAAGTACAACGCAGCAACTGGCTGCAATCCTGCCAGCTTGCTCAACGGGCCGTAGCCTGA